The Desulfuromonas sp. DNA segment GCTGGGGCGCGTTGTCCGTCTACCGGCTCGCCCGGGGAGTGGCCAATTGCTGGACCATGGAGACCAACTTCGCCCCCAAGGAATTCGTCGAGATTTTCTAGCGCTACGCGATGCAGGCCATCCTGAACCGGTTTCGGATTCCAACGGCAGAGGGACGAGAGGAAAACGAAGAGGCGCCGGGAACAATCCGGCGCCTCTTTGCATCAGTCCTGATTCTCTTGTGAGAATTTCACGGGAGGGTCGTCTCGTCATGTCCTCACGACCTCGACCATGTACCCGTCGGGATCGGCCAGGAAGTAGAACCGGGCCTCCCCGCCGGCCAGCCCCTTGAGGGGCTTGGGGTCGAGGCCCATCTCCTGGTGACGCCGGTGGGAGCCTTCGAGGTCCTTGACGCCGACGGCCAGGTGGGAATAGCCGTTGCCCATTTCGTAGGGTTTTTCCTGGTCGTGGTTCCAGGTCAGTTCCAGCTCGAAGCCGCCCCCCGGGGCCCTCAGGTAGGAGAGGGTGAACTTGTGCTCGGGAAAATCGAGCCGCCGGGCGATTTCGAACCCGAAGGCCTCCTGGTAGAACTTTTCGGATTTCTCCAGGTCCATGACCCGGATGCAGGAGTGGATCATCTTGTATTCCATCGCTTAAGCCTCCTTGTGATGTGATGCGCCAAGTCTATCCCCCCGGGGCCGAAAGGCCAAGTCCCTTGTTGCGGTTTCGCCGCTGCCGTCCTTGCGGTAGTTGAAAACGAAAAGGCCGCCGGCATCAGCGCCGGCGGCCTTTCGATATTCCGTTGTGTTGGTTTGGGGAGTAGCGTTAGGGGCTGGTATGTAAATT contains these protein-coding regions:
- a CDS encoding VOC family protein, with the translated sequence MEYKMIHSCIRVMDLEKSEKFYQEAFGFEIARRLDFPEHKFTLSYLRAPGGGFELELTWNHDQEKPYEMGNGYSHLAVGVKDLEGSHRRHQEMGLDPKPLKGLAGGEARFYFLADPDGYMVEVVRT